In the genome of Myroides phaeus, one region contains:
- a CDS encoding tyrosine-type recombinase/integrase: protein MDSETILKTLHDRLQVQRYANNTIKSYCGYAQIFLEYMNKYRTLNEIPIAEIEGFINEKVFQDNISASYQRSLVGAIKKIYELVNNQSIELNYLYPKRKSTQLPTFFSQEEVRKILNATENLKHKAILTTIYSCGLRLSELINLKLTDVKSDSNLLLIQQSKGNKDRLVALPDKLLSLLREYYIEYKPKIFLFEGTNDEQYSERSVQLVLKKSMKKANIVTKGSVHTLRHSYATHLIKSGIDIRVVQELLGHSDIRTTMIYTHITDVDKKSTPSPLDFL, encoded by the coding sequence ATGGATAGCGAAACAATATTAAAAACCTTACACGACCGATTGCAAGTGCAACGCTACGCCAATAATACCATAAAATCGTATTGTGGTTATGCACAAATATTCTTAGAGTATATGAATAAATATCGTACGCTCAACGAAATACCTATTGCTGAAATAGAGGGTTTTATTAATGAAAAAGTATTTCAAGACAATATTAGTGCATCTTATCAACGCTCTTTAGTTGGGGCAATTAAGAAGATTTATGAGTTGGTCAATAATCAATCGATAGAGTTAAATTATTTATATCCTAAACGAAAATCAACCCAACTGCCTACTTTCTTTTCTCAAGAAGAAGTGAGAAAAATATTAAATGCTACAGAAAATTTAAAGCATAAAGCAATTCTTACCACTATTTACAGTTGTGGATTACGCTTAAGTGAGTTAATAAATCTTAAACTAACCGATGTAAAATCCGACAGTAATTTACTATTAATACAACAAAGCAAAGGGAATAAAGATAGGCTAGTAGCTTTACCTGATAAGTTATTAAGTTTGTTGCGAGAATATTATATTGAATATAAACCCAAAATATTTTTATTTGAAGGAACTAATGATGAGCAATACAGCGAAAGAAGTGTTCAGTTAGTTTTGAAAAAGTCAATGAAAAAAGCCAATATTGTAACAAAAGGCAGTGTGCATACTTTGCGTCATTCATACGCCACACATTTAATAAAAAGCGGAATTGACATTCGGGTTGTACAAGAATTATTAGGGCATAGTGATATTAGAACAACCATGATTTACACTCATATTACAGATGTAGATAAGAAATCGACACCAAGTCCATTAGATTTTTTGTAA
- a CDS encoding GNAT family N-acetyltransferase: protein MIRKVKVGDYPRLMEIWESAVVNTHDFLHKEDFEYYKANIPTYFQYVNLYALENASGVLVGFMGIAEESLEMLFIDNAYRGQGVGKQLLRYAVEQMNVSKVDVNEQNTQGVGFYLHCGFTQIGRSEQDDQGKAYPILHLALLK from the coding sequence ATGATAAGAAAAGTAAAGGTAGGGGATTACCCAAGGTTGATGGAAATATGGGAGAGTGCGGTTGTAAATACACACGACTTTCTGCATAAAGAGGATTTTGAATACTATAAAGCAAATATTCCAACGTATTTTCAATATGTAAATTTGTATGCACTTGAGAATGCAAGTGGCGTATTGGTTGGGTTTATGGGAATTGCGGAAGAGAGCTTGGAGATGTTGTTTATTGATAACGCATATAGGGGACAAGGCGTAGGCAAGCAGTTGCTTAGGTATGCTGTGGAGCAAATGAACGTTTCTAAAGTAGATGTGAATGAACAAAACACACAAGGGGTTGGTTTTTACCTGCATTGTGGATTTACACAGATCGGTCGTTCTGAACAGGATGACCAGGGTAAGGCGTATCCAATCTTACATCTTGCCTTGTTAAAGTAA